Part of the Halopenitus persicus genome is shown below.
CTACGTGCTCGGGACGGCGATCCCGGTCATCACGCGCGCGGTCACGGCCGTCGGATTCGTGGCCGCCTACGCGTATCTCGAGATGACCGGCCGGGTCGGGCGCGTCCGAGCCGCGCTCGCTGAGGGGGACCTCGGATCGATGCCCGACCCGGAGACCGACCCGGCCGCGTTCCAGCGGTGGACCGACTCCCTGAGCACCGTTCTCGAGCCGCTCGCCGATCCCGTCGTCCTCGGCGTGATCGCCGCGACGCTGGCGGCGACGATCGCGCTCTCGGTCGTCCTCTCGGCGGGCGTCTCGGCCGGCCAGTACGCCGCCTGTCTCGCCCGGCTGCGGGACGACCGGGGCACGCTGGCCGGGATCGGCGGCGTTCGTGCCTACTGGCCCTCGATCCTCGGGGCGTACCTGCTCGAGGTCGCGATCTGGATCGCCGCCACCCTCGGCGCCGCGATCGCCGTCACGGTCGCCTCGGTGGTCCACCCGGTGCTCGGCGTGCTTGCGGCCCTCGCGGCGCTCCTCGGCTGGACGGTCATCGTGCTCTGTACCAGAGCCGTCTTCGCGTTCGCGCCCGTCGCGATCGTCGTCGACGACGTCGGCGTTCTCGGCGGGATCGACGCCGGACTCGGGTACGTCAGGGCGAACCCGGCCGACGCGCTCGGCTACTACGCCCTGACGACCGCCGCGCTGTTCGTCGTGGCTTCAGCGGGCGGCGCCCTCGCGTTGGTGGAGGCCCCGAGCCTCGTCGGTCTCGCGAGCCTGCTCGTGGTGGCACCGGGACTCGATCTCGTCAAGACCGGCCTGTTCGGCCGGTGGCGCGAGGCGGTCGACTCCGTCGACCCGCCGGACGATCCCCTCCGCGAGTCGGTCCGTGCCGGCATCGGTCGCGGTTGGTCGGAGATGACCGAGTTCGTCCGAGCCACCCTCCCGACGCACGCGTTGGTCGTCGCGGTCGCGGTCGCGAGCTTCGCGCTCGGGTGGGTCGCTGCCGGTCCGTTCGAGGACGTGGTCACCGCCTCGATCGCGGCCCGCCTCGAGGGGCATCTCCCACCCGCCGCGGCGGTCGAGTTCTTCGCGAACAACTGGACGGTCACGCTCGGAACCGCCTTCGCCGGCGTCGTCCTCGCGGTCCCGACCGTCGTCGCCCTCTGGTTCAACGGCTTCGTCTTCGGGATCGCCTTCCGGCTGGAGACGGACCTCCTGGAGCTCGTGGCGTTCGTGATCCCGCACGGACTCCTCGAGATCCCGGCGCTGTTCGTCGCCGGCGCGGTCGGCCTGCAGCTCGGCCGGTCGGGCTGGCGGACCTGGCGCGGGAGCGACTCCCGCGTCGCCCTCGCGGACGACCTCGAGCGCGCCTTCCGGGTGCTCGTCGGGGTGGGGATCCTCCTGCTGCTGGCGGGAGTGATCGAGGGCTTCGTGAGCCCGTACTACTTCCGGTTCGTTCGACCCTTCGTGCCGCCGTCGGTCGCCGAGGCGCTCGCCTGACCGTCCGCGTCCGGCAGCACCTTCCCCGGGTTCAGGATTCCGTTCGGGTCGAGCGTTTCCTTGACCGCGCGCATCGTCTCCACGCCCGCCGCCCCGTGCTCCCGCTCGAGGAACTTCCGCTTCCCGACGCCGATCCCGTGCTCGCCGGTGGCCGTCCCGCCGAGCTCGATCGCCCGGTCGACGATCTCGGCGTGGGCAGCCCGCGCTCGCTCGACCTCTTCCGGGTCGCCGTGGTCCGCGAACACGCCGTAATGGAGGTTCCCGTCCCCGGCGTGACCGAAGCAGGGGATGAACAGGTCGTACGACTCGGCCACCGACTGGACCGCCGCGATCATCTCCGGGTAGCGTCCGATCGGAACCGTCACGTCGCCGGATCCCTCCATCTCGCGGTCGGGGTCGTACTCCTCGCTCGCGTAGGCGATCTCCTCGCGGGCGCGCCAGAGCTCGGCCATCTCGTCGCCGCTCGCGATCGCGAACTCGGCGACGTCGTGCGCCTCGACGATCGCCCGGTAGAAGTCGATCTCCTCGTCGATCCCGTGGTTGGCGTGGAACTCGACGAACGTCATCGGCCGTTCCGGCAGCTCGACGTCGGCGTAGGCGTTGACCATCCGCGCGGTTCGCTCGTCGATCAGCTCGAGCTTGGCGACGTCGACCCCCGAGGTGATCACGTCCGAGATCGCCTCGGTCGCGTCCTCGAGGGTCGGGAAGACTGCGCGACCACCCTTGATCTGCTCGGGACGGCCGGCAAGCTGGAGCGTCGCCCGCGTGACGACCCCGAGCGTTCCCTCGCTGCCGATCACGAGGTTCAGCAGGTTGTACCCGCTCGAGGTCTTGGCCGCCTTGCTGCCGACCGTCAGGACCGTTCCGTCGGCACGAACGACCTCGAGCTCGAGCACCCAGTCGGCGACCTCGCCGTACTTCACCGTCTGCTGGCCCGAGGCGTCGGTGGCGATCATCCCGCCGATCGTCGAGATCGATCCCGAGGACGGTAGCGGCGGGAAGAAGAGCCCGCGCCCGGCCACCGCCTCGTTGACGGCCTCGCCGATGACGCCCGGCTCGACGTCGATCTGCAGGTCGTCGGGACGGATCTCGAGGATCGCATCCATCCGAGTCATGTCGAGGCTGATCCCGCCCTGGACGGGCGTCGCGTTCGCCTCCAGTCCGGTTCCGGCCGCGTACGGCGTCACCGGGACGCCGCGCTCGTTGGCCGCCGCCAGGATGGCCGAGACGTCGGCGGTCGATTCGGGAAACGCCACCGCGTCGGGTTCGACCGCCTGCCCCTTCCGGGTGCCGAAGTCGCTCGCGTGGTTCCGCCGGTCGGAGCTGCCGCGCGAAACCGACCCCTCGAGGTCGAGACCGTCGAGGAACGAACAGTCGTGGTGCATACGGTAGCAGGAGTGGGTGACGGGCTTAAACCCACCGCGGCGCTTCGCTTTCGGTCGGCGTTCGGATTCCGGTCGGCGTTCGGGTACCTGGGGTGATCGAGCCGGGGTTCGTCACCGCTCGTCGATCGGGACGAACTCGACGTCCTTCCGCCCGGTGTACCGGGCTCGCGGGCGGATCAGCCGGTTGTCGGTCTGGTACTCGAGGACGTGGGCGATCCAGCCGCCGGCCCGCGCCATCGCGAAGATGGGCGTGTACATGTCCGTCGGGATCCCCAGGTGGTCGTAGACGGAGCCGGAGTAGAAGTCGACGTTGGGCGCGATCCCCTCCTCGAGGAGCCCCTGGTCGGCGAGATACTCCTCGATGGCCGTCGTGTAGTCGAGCCACTTCGTGTCGTCGTTCGACGCCGAGAGGTCACGAAGCCGCTGCTCGAGGATCTCGGCTCGCGGATCCTTCACCCGGTAGACGCGGTGGCCGTACCCCGGGATGCGCCGTCCATCCTCGCGGGCGGCCGTCGCCCACTCGACGGGGTCGGTCCCGCTCGCGTCGATCTCCTCGAGCATCTCCATGACGTCCTCGTTGGCGCCGCCGTGGAGCGGTCCCGAGAGGGCACCGATCCCGCCGATGACCGACGAGTAGATGTCGGCCATCGTCGAGGCGATGACCATCGAAGCGAACGTCGAGGCGTTGAGCCCGTGGTCGGCGTGCAGCGTCAACGCCATGTCGAAGGTCTCCTCGGCGACGTCGTCCGGCCGCGCGCCGGTCAGCATGTACAGGAAGTTTCCGGCGTAGCCGAGCTCGTCGTCCGGGTCGAGCGGCTCCTCGCCCCGCCGGACGCGGTCGAAGGCGGCGAGGATCGTCGGGATCTTCGCGGTGATGCGCCGGCCCTGGCGCCGGGTGGCCGCGAGGTCCTCGGCATCGGCGTCCGCCTCGGGGTCGTAGGTCGGAAGCATCGAGACCGCCGTTCGCAGCGCGTCCATGGGATCGGCGCCGGACCGGGCGAGGTCCCCGACCGCAGCGAGCACGTCGTCGTCGACGGAGCGCTCCGCGGCGAGGTTCCCGGCGAACGTCTCCAGCTCGGCGCGCGTCGGTAGCTCGCCGTGCCACAGGAGATACAGCACCTCCTCGTAGCTGGCCTGCGTCGCCAGGTCCTCGATGGCGTAGCCGCGGTATCCGAGCTTGCCGACGTCCCCGTCGATGTAGCTCAGCTCGGATTCGGCGACGAGAACGCCCTCCAAACCACGCTTCAGCTCGTTTGACATATGCGGACCCTTCCCGTTAGCCGGAAAAAAGCGTTGCCGTTTCGGAGACGTTCGTGACGTCGATCGTCGAACGTCCTCACGACGTCCCCGCGCCGTCCGGGGACGACACCGAGCGACCGAACGGTTCGTTCAGCCCGATGAGAACGCTTCCATCCGGCGAGGACGCTCGGATCAGCCCCGTGCGGGGACGACCGAGATCGTGCGCTTTCGGTCGATCGCGTCCTCGAGCTCCTCGGCGATCGCCGAACCCCGAGAGACCTGGATCTCGCCGCCTCGTCCGACGGTTGCGGTGAAGAGGTACTCGTCCTCCGCGCGCACCTCCACCGTCTCGCCGACGTCCTCCTCGACGGGGATCACGACGTGCCGTGAGGTGATCTCCGGCTGGACGACCGCGCCCCGGTCGCCGCCCATCGCCCCGGCCCCGCCCGCGCCGGTAGCCGTCCCCGATCCGGTTCCGGACCCGCCGGCACCGTCGCCGGTCGGGGTCGGCCGTTCGTCGTGGGTCCGGACGTCGATGTCGATGCCGAGGCGGTTCTCGATGTCGGAGATCCGGCCGCCGCCCTTCCCGATCACGTAGGAGATGTCGTCCTCCTCGACGTAGACGATCGCGGTGTCGCGTCCCTGCAGCTCCACGTCGACGTGGCCCCGGGCGACCGACCGTATCTCGCGTTCGATCTCCTGTTTGGCGATCCGCGAGACGCCGCTTTCGGCCCCGTCCTCGCCCTCGGCCCCGATCGGCACCGTGACCACCTGGCGGTTGAACGTGTAGATCTCGTAGTCGGCGCGGCCGGTCTCGAAGTCCCGAACCCGGATGACCGGACGCGCGAGGTCCTCCGCGGTGAGTCCCTCGGGAACCTTCACCTCGGTGTCGACGTCGTAGACCGTGTGCACTCTTCCGGCCTCGATGTAGACGACGGTATCGACGATCTGGGGGATCATCCCGAGTTCGACGCGCCCGACGAGCCGCTGGAGCGCGTCGATGGCGCGGGAGGCGTGGACGACGCCGACCATCCCGACGCCGGCCATCCGCATGTCCGAGAAGACCTCGAAGTCGGCGGTCTTCCGG
Proteins encoded:
- the citZ gene encoding citrate synthase, with translation MSNELKRGLEGVLVAESELSYIDGDVGKLGYRGYAIEDLATQASYEEVLYLLWHGELPTRAELETFAGNLAAERSVDDDVLAAVGDLARSGADPMDALRTAVSMLPTYDPEADADAEDLAATRRQGRRITAKIPTILAAFDRVRRGEEPLDPDDELGYAGNFLYMLTGARPDDVAEETFDMALTLHADHGLNASTFASMVIASTMADIYSSVIGGIGALSGPLHGGANEDVMEMLEEIDASGTDPVEWATAAREDGRRIPGYGHRVYRVKDPRAEILEQRLRDLSASNDDTKWLDYTTAIEEYLADQGLLEEGIAPNVDFYSGSVYDHLGIPTDMYTPIFAMARAGGWIAHVLEYQTDNRLIRPRARYTGRKDVEFVPIDER
- a CDS encoding stage II sporulation protein M, coding for MDLSAALTNAVAAYRRRPTDLLPFYVLGTAIPVITRAVTAVGFVAAYAYLEMTGRVGRVRAALAEGDLGSMPDPETDPAAFQRWTDSLSTVLEPLADPVVLGVIAATLAATIALSVVLSAGVSAGQYAACLARLRDDRGTLAGIGGVRAYWPSILGAYLLEVAIWIAATLGAAIAVTVASVVHPVLGVLAALAALLGWTVIVLCTRAVFAFAPVAIVVDDVGVLGGIDAGLGYVRANPADALGYYALTTAALFVVASAGGALALVEAPSLVGLASLLVVAPGLDLVKTGLFGRWREAVDSVDPPDDPLRESVRAGIGRGWSEMTEFVRATLPTHALVVAVAVASFALGWVAAGPFEDVVTASIAARLEGHLPPAAAVEFFANNWTVTLGTAFAGVVLAVPTVVALWFNGFVFGIAFRLETDLLELVAFVIPHGLLEIPALFVAGAVGLQLGRSGWRTWRGSDSRVALADDLERAFRVLVGVGILLLLAGVIEGFVSPYYFRFVRPFVPPSVAEALA
- a CDS encoding FAD-binding oxidoreductase — translated: MHHDCSFLDGLDLEGSVSRGSSDRRNHASDFGTRKGQAVEPDAVAFPESTADVSAILAAANERGVPVTPYAAGTGLEANATPVQGGISLDMTRMDAILEIRPDDLQIDVEPGVIGEAVNEAVAGRGLFFPPLPSSGSISTIGGMIATDASGQQTVKYGEVADWVLELEVVRADGTVLTVGSKAAKTSSGYNLLNLVIGSEGTLGVVTRATLQLAGRPEQIKGGRAVFPTLEDATEAISDVITSGVDVAKLELIDERTARMVNAYADVELPERPMTFVEFHANHGIDEEIDFYRAIVEAHDVAEFAIASGDEMAELWRAREEIAYASEEYDPDREMEGSGDVTVPIGRYPEMIAAVQSVAESYDLFIPCFGHAGDGNLHYGVFADHGDPEEVERARAAHAEIVDRAIELGGTATGEHGIGVGKRKFLEREHGAAGVETMRAVKETLDPNGILNPGKVLPDADGQASASATDGGTKGRTNRK